From a single Budorcas taxicolor isolate Tak-1 chromosome X, Takin1.1, whole genome shotgun sequence genomic region:
- the CCDC169 gene encoding coiled-coil domain-containing protein 169, translating to MGDGGGDNFEGMSTDCLKLELLEEIHMKDLVQFSILEIKQKIVKLEDKLNSNHEGSEWKARYEAQLALNDQLEKQIASLREKVEQIRGSPSDRLSSIRVYERMSVESLSMLLKQLEEEKKRLESQVRECVLRLERESKAYHKVKDERRMYLAKMSQLSGLHHSSKRQPVSLHRMKEDPVKIGRSNPANQKMINAKRGPAKKMTRSNHLPKLNP from the coding sequence ATGGGGGACGGAGGAGGTGACAACTTCGAAGGTATGAGCACTGACTGCCTGAAACTGGAGTTATTGGAAGAAATCCATATGAAAGACTTAGTGCAATTCTCAATacttgaaataaaacaaaagatagTGAAACTGGAAGACAAACTCAATTCTAACCATGAAGGCAGTGAATGGAAAGCCCGTTATGAGGCACAACTTGCACTGAATGATCAACTAGAAAAGCAAATTGCTAGTCTCAGAGAGAAAGTGGAACAAATCCGTGGAAGTCCTTCAGATAGACTATCTTCTATTCGTGTCTATGAGCGGATGTCAGTGGAATCCTTAAGTATGTTACTTAAACagctagaagaagaaaaaaagaggcttGAAAGTCAAGTGAGAGAGTGTGTACTTAGACTGGAACGAGAATCAAAGGCTTACCACAAGGTGAAGGATGAACGTCGTATGTACCTAGCTAAAATGTCTCAGCTCTCTGGCCTACACCACTCTTCTAAAAGGCAACCAGTGAGTCTGCATAGAATGAAAGAGGATCCAGTGAAAATAGGAAGATCTAATCCTGCTAATCAGAAGATGATAAATGCCAAGAGAGGCCCAGCAAAAAAGATGACAAGATCCAATCATCTTCCAAAACTCAATCCATGA